Genomic DNA from Thermobifida alba:
GGCGGAGACCTCCGCGACCACCCGGTCGGCGGCCGGGCCCGGCAGCAGCGGCCGCACCGGGAGCGGGGTGAGGTCCAGGCCGGGGCCGTCGACGGTGAGGCGGGTGGGCAGCCGCGTCCCGTCGACGTCCAGGACCAGGCGCAGGTCCCACACGTCGTCGACGACGCCGATCGGGTGGAAGGCGGCGCCCAGGTCCAGCTCGGCCGTCCAGGCGAGGTGGTCCCCGTGGTGGACGAGCCGCCGCAGCGGGAAGTAGTGGGTCCGCGGCCCGGCGCGGCGGGCGGTGAGCTCCAGGCGGCCGCGCAGCCGGGAGGCGGCGGGGATGCGGCCCAGCGGGTTGACCACGCGTCCGGCCAGGCGCATCCGGCCCCCCTGGACCGACTGGCCGGTCAGCGCGTTGCGGGGGGCGAGCCGGCCCAGCGGCCTGGTGTGGTGGCCGAGGTCGGTGACGTCGAGCAGTTCCCGTCCCAGGGGGTCGTCCAGGTGGTCGGCGCTCCAGTAGACGCGTCCCTCCCGTTCGACCAGGGGAACCGCGGTCTTGTGGCTGTTGACCAGCGCGTCGACCGCGGGCGGCAGGGCGTCGGCATCACCCCGGGAGAACAGGTAGGCGCAGACCGCCTGGAGCGGCGGCAGCCGCCGGTAGGCCTCGGCGGGAAAGCCCGCCACGTAGTTCCCCGCCAGGCCGGTGAGGGCGCGCCGGTACCCCTCGTCGCGCAGCGGCAGGTCGCGCAGGTGGAGCAGCAGGTCGTGCTTGAGGAACTTGACGTCCTTGGCGAGTCGGATCTCGTGGAGTCCGCGTTCGGCCAGCAGCGTGTCGATCCTGCGGTGCATGGCGAGCCGGTCGGCGAGGTTGCCGATCTCGTCGCGGCGCTGCGTGATGGACCTGGAGTGCGGGTCCTGGCGGACGTGCCAGCGGTAGACCGTGTTGGGGATGAGGGCGATGCGCCGTGCCGCCAGGTAGGCGCGGGCGGCGAACAGCAGGTCCTCGTAGGCGACCCCGGTGGGGAACCGCAGCCGGTGCTCCAGGAGGAAGGAGCGCCGGTAGCACTTGTTGGTGGCGAGGGTGTCCCAGACGAGCGGTTCGGGGTCGTCGGTGATGGAGTCCAGCACCCGGGTGTTCCGGTAGATCCAGCGGTACCAGGGTTTCTCCTCCCGGCCGCGGCGGGTCGTGCGGACGCGGACGCACAGTCCGGAGACGAGGTCGGCCCCGGTGGTCTCGGCGGCCCGCACCAGGTTGCGGCAGGCGTCGCGGTCCAGTTCGTCGTCGCTGTCGAGGAACATGACGTAGCGGCCCGCGGCGCGTTCCACGCCGTGGTTGCGGGGCTGCCCGCAGCCTCCGCTGTTGCGCGGCAGCCGGAACGCCCGGACCCGGTCGGGGTGGCGTGCCGCCAGTTGCCGGGCCACCGCGAAACTGCGGTCGGTGCTGTGGTCGTCGACGATCACGGCCTCCACGCCGCGCATCGTCTGCTCCAGTACGGACCGCACCGCGGTGGGCAGCCGGTCCTGGTCGTTGTAGACGATGACGACCACGCTGACCTCGACCATGAGTCCCCGTCCGTCCTGCGCAGGCTGCCGTTCGCACGCCCCGTCCGCCGCGGGACGCGCGTACCGGAAGCCTACGGAAGACGAGGGAAAACACCGCCAGGGAAACGGAAAGACTCTCTCAAAGGCACATGTCCGGACAAGGTTCTCCGGTCACCGCGGCGGTGGAGGCGGCGCTCAGTCCCGGGGGAGGTCTCCGTCGCCGTTGTGGAGCACCACCAGGTCGTCGCGGTGCACGATCTCCCGGCTGTACTCGGAGCCGAGCTCCCGGGCCAGCCACCGGGTGGAGCGGCCCATCAGGTCGGGGATCTCGGCGGCGTCGTAGTTGACCAGGCCGCGGGCGACGATGACGCCGTCCTCGTCGCGCAGGTCCACCGGGTCGCCCGCGCTGAAGTCGCCCTCCACCTTGACCACCCCGGCGGGGAGCAGGGACGCCTTCTCCGTGACCACCGCGCGCACCGCCCCCGGGTCCAGGACCACGCTGCCGCGCCCGGCGGTGGCGTGGGCCAGCCAGAGCTGGCGGCTGGAGGGGCGGCGGTGCTCCGCCGGGACGAAGAAGGTGCCGACCTGTTCCCCGTCCAGCGCGGCGCGCGCGTTGGCCGCCGAGGTCAGCACGGTGGCCACGCCCGCCTCCGTGGCGATGCGCGCGGACTCGACCTTGGTGACCATGCCGCCGGTGCCGACCCCGCGCCTGCCCGCGCTGCCGAGGTCCACCCCGGCCAGGTCGTCAGGGCCGTTGACCAGGCTGATCCGCCTGCTGGTGGGCAGGGACGGGTTGCCGTCGTAGAGGGCGTCCACGTCGGTCAGCAGCACCAGCACGTCCGCGCGGAGCAGGTGGGCGACGAGGGCGGCGAGCCGGTCGTTGTCGCCGAAGCGGATCTCGTGGGTGGCGACCGTGTCGTTCTCGTTGACGATCGGCACCGCGCCGATCTCCAGCAGCCGGCTCATGGCGCGCTGGGCGTTGCGGTACTGGGCGCGGCGCATCAGGTCGTCGGCGGTCAGCAGGATCTGCGCGGCGGTCAGCGAGTGCCGGGCGAACTCGGCGGTGTAGCGGGCCAGCAGCAGGCCCTGGCCGACGCTGGCCGCGGCCTGCTGGGTGGCCAGGTCGCGGGGGCGCCGGGTGAGGCCCAGCGGGGCCATGCCGGCGGCGACCGCTCCGGAGGAGACCAGCACCACCTCGGTGCCGGCGGTGCGGCGTGCCGCCAGTACGTCCGTGAGGTCGCGGATCCGGTCGTGGTCGATCCCGCCCTCCGGGGTGGTGAGGGAGGACGATCCCACCTTGACCACCACCCGTCGGGCCCGGGGGATCGCCGTCCGTGTCTGCCCGGCGCCTCTGCCCACGTCATCTGTCCTTTCGCTGCTCAGGGGATCAGCCCAGCCGGGGGTCGGTGCCGCGCGGTCCCAGGACGGTCTGCTCGGCGTCGACGGTGGGGTCCCAGTCGAAGACCACGGCGTCGTCCTCGTCGCCGATGTGGACCTCGGCGCCGTCGGTGGCTCCCGCCCGGGCGAGGGCCTCCTCGATGCCGAGGCGGTTGAGCCGGTCCGCGAGGTAGCCGACGGCCTCGTCGTTGGTGAAGTCGGTCTGGCGGACCCAGCGCGCGGGCTTGTCGCCCAGGACCCGGAAGACGTTGTCGCCGATCGGGACGACCTGGAACGCCTTCTCACCGATCTCGCGCGGGCGCAGCACCAGGCGGGTGGGTTCCTCGACGGGCCGGGCGGCGCGGGCCGCGGCCACCTGCTCGCCGAGCGCGTACGCCAACTCCCGCAGCCCCTCGCGGGTGGCCGCGGAGATCTGCAGCACCCGGTAGCCGCGTTCGACGAGCATGGGCTTGACGAGTTCGGCGAGTTCGCGGGCCTCGGGCACGTCGACCTTGTTCAACGCCACGAGGCGCGGCCGGTCGGACAGGTCGACACCGGTGCGCTCCCCGTAGACGGTCAGTTCCCGTTCCAGGACCTCCAGGTCGGTGACGGGGTCGCGGCCGGGTTCGTAGGTGGCGCAGTCCAGCACGTGCAGCAGGGTGGAGCAGCGTTCCACGTGGCGCAGGAACTCCAGGCCCAGCCCCCTGCCCTCGCTGGCTCCGGGGATGAGGCCGGGCACGTCGGCGATCACGTACTGGGTCTGTCCGGCCTCGACGACGCCGAGGTTGGGCACGAGCGTGGTGAACGGGTAGTCGGCGATCTTGGGGCGGGCCGCCGACAGCGCCGCGATCAGCGAGGACTTGCCCGCGCTGGGGAAACCGACCAGGCCCACGTCGGCGATGGTCTTGAGCTCCAGGCGGATGTCGAGTGCCTCGCCCGGTTCGCCTTTCAGCGCGAATCCGGGGGCTTTGCGCCGGGGGGAGGCGAGTGCGGCGTTGCCGAGTCCGCCGTGGCCGCCGCGGGCGACGACCAGTCGGGTGCCGTGGCCGACCAGGTCGGCGATGACCTCGCCGTCCAGGGTGGTCACCACGGTTCCGTCGGGGACCGGAAGGACCAGGTCGGCGCCGTTGGCTCCGGCGCGGTGCCCGCCCTGGCCGGGGGTCCCGTTGCCCGCCCTGCGGTGCGGGCGGCGCCGGTAGTCCAGCAGGGTGGCGGTGTTGCGGTCGACCTCCAGGATCACGTCACCGCCCCGGCCGCCGTTGCCGCCGTCGGGTCCGCCCAGCGGCTTGAACTTCTCGCGGTGGACGGAGGCACAGCCGTGCCCGCCGTCTCCGGCCTTGACGTGCAAGACCGCCTCGTCGACGAAATCGGACATGGTGCTGGCTCCTCGGTGCGTCTGGTGGTCGAACGCACGTGAGGCGGGCCAGTGGCACTGGCCCGCCTCACGCTACTGCTGACGCGTCCTCTTCCCGGGCCTACTCGCTGGCGGCCGGGGTCGGGACGATGCTCACGGCCTTGCGGCCGCGCAGGTTTCCGAACTTGACCGTGCCCGCGACCAGTGCGAACAGGGTGTCGTCGCCGCCGCGGCCGACGTTGTCACCGGGGTGGAAACGGGTGCCGCGCTGACGGACGAGGATCTCGCCGGCGTTGACGACCTGACCGCCGAAGCGCTTGACGCCGAGCCGCTTGGCGTTGGAGTCGCGTCCGTTACGGCTGGACGACGCGCCCTTCTTGTGTGCCATCTCGCGCTCCTCCCGCTACTTCGCGGCGATGCCGGTGACGCGGATCCGGGTGTACTTCTGGCGGTGACCCAGACGCCGCTTGTAGCCGGTCTTGTTCTTGTACTTCAGAATGTTGATCTTGGGGCCCGTGGCCTCGCCGAGGACCTCGGCGGTGACCTGGTAGCCGCCCAGCTCGGCAGCGTCGCTGATGACCTTGCCGTCGTCCACGACAAGCAGCGGCTGCAGGTTGAGCGTGGCACCGGCCTCTTCGGCCACCTTGTCGATGGTCACGACGTCATCGACGGAGACCTTCTCCTGTCGGCCGCCCGCTCGCACGATCGCGTACACCGGGAAACTCACTTCCTGCTCGCTTCAGAAAAGAATGCGCTCAAAATCGACCGCAAGTCGTCAACCCGCTCACCACCCGGAAAAGGCGGTAGGGGATTTCGAAAGGAGGTCTCGGGCGCGCGAACGTGTGGGGCGCGCCGACGCACCATTCTTCAGCCTACCACCCGCTCGTGGGGGGTGATGACGACGCGGTCGGCGCCGGGCGGGCGGACCCGCCCGGCGGACCGGGTCATCCGGCCTCGGCCACCGCCGTCTCGGAGACGACCACTCCGGCCTTGCGCCGGGTCCGGCGGCGCCGGGGGCGTTCGGCCACGGTCTCGGTCTGGTCGTCGTCCGCCTCTGCCGTCTGGACGGGGGCCACCTGCGCGGCGGACTCCTCGGCGCTCGGCTCGGCGGGTGCCGAATCCTGC
This window encodes:
- a CDS encoding bifunctional glycosyltransferase/CDP-glycerol:glycerophosphate glycerophosphotransferase; protein product: MVEVSVVVIVYNDQDRLPTAVRSVLEQTMRGVEAVIVDDHSTDRSFAVARQLAARHPDRVRAFRLPRNSGGCGQPRNHGVERAAGRYVMFLDSDDELDRDACRNLVRAAETTGADLVSGLCVRVRTTRRGREEKPWYRWIYRNTRVLDSITDDPEPLVWDTLATNKCYRRSFLLEHRLRFPTGVAYEDLLFAARAYLAARRIALIPNTVYRWHVRQDPHSRSITQRRDEIGNLADRLAMHRRIDTLLAERGLHEIRLAKDVKFLKHDLLLHLRDLPLRDEGYRRALTGLAGNYVAGFPAEAYRRLPPLQAVCAYLFSRGDADALPPAVDALVNSHKTAVPLVEREGRVYWSADHLDDPLGRELLDVTDLGHHTRPLGRLAPRNALTGQSVQGGRMRLAGRVVNPLGRIPAASRLRGRLELTARRAGPRTHYFPLRRLVHHGDHLAWTAELDLGAAFHPIGVVDDVWDLRLVLDVDGTRLPTRLTVDGPGLDLTPLPVRPLLPGPAADRVVAEVSARGHLALRVTASTTAQRRLRAALTAAASGPVGQRGRALLAAARRAPRTLASERNKRWLYHTVLCRLPQRRGLAVFESHLGRRYADSPRAVYEELRRRDTAITAVWSYDRSPDGFPRDAVLVRRWSLRYLLALARAEFWIDNQGFPSGLRKPAHTTYVQTWHGSALKRMGFDEAGVQLRSREERARLRADLDRFDAFCVRSPHDVDTLVRAFRLDPAVALPVGYPRNDALVRQRRREERTGRREHPVIAAAPHLPDGRAVLLYAPTFRGRPRRRRTRVRPLFDLAAFAREFGDQYVLLVRAHYLERMAVPPSAAGTVVDVSAEHDTTPLLAAADGLITDYSSVMFDYVLLDRPMVYYVPDHDDYVRTRGTYVDLAGTAPGPLARTEEELFAAIRELKTAEADYAEARRAFAARFATHDTGTAARAVVDRFLDPGARG
- the proB gene encoding glutamate 5-kinase, coding for MGRGAGQTRTAIPRARRVVVKVGSSSLTTPEGGIDHDRIRDLTDVLAARRTAGTEVVLVSSGAVAAGMAPLGLTRRPRDLATQQAAASVGQGLLLARYTAEFARHSLTAAQILLTADDLMRRAQYRNAQRAMSRLLEIGAVPIVNENDTVATHEIRFGDNDRLAALVAHLLRADVLVLLTDVDALYDGNPSLPTSRRISLVNGPDDLAGVDLGSAGRRGVGTGGMVTKVESARIATEAGVATVLTSAANARAALDGEQVGTFFVPAEHRRPSSRQLWLAHATAGRGSVVLDPGAVRAVVTEKASLLPAGVVKVEGDFSAGDPVDLRDEDGVIVARGLVNYDAAEIPDLMGRSTRWLARELGSEYSREIVHRDDLVVLHNGDGDLPRD
- the obgE gene encoding GTPase ObgE codes for the protein MSDFVDEAVLHVKAGDGGHGCASVHREKFKPLGGPDGGNGGRGGDVILEVDRNTATLLDYRRRPHRRAGNGTPGQGGHRAGANGADLVLPVPDGTVVTTLDGEVIADLVGHGTRLVVARGGHGGLGNAALASPRRKAPGFALKGEPGEALDIRLELKTIADVGLVGFPSAGKSSLIAALSAARPKIADYPFTTLVPNLGVVEAGQTQYVIADVPGLIPGASEGRGLGLEFLRHVERCSTLLHVLDCATYEPGRDPVTDLEVLERELTVYGERTGVDLSDRPRLVALNKVDVPEARELAELVKPMLVERGYRVLQISAATREGLRELAYALGEQVAAARAARPVEEPTRLVLRPREIGEKAFQVVPIGDNVFRVLGDKPARWVRQTDFTNDEAVGYLADRLNRLGIEEALARAGATDGAEVHIGDEDDAVVFDWDPTVDAEQTVLGPRGTDPRLG
- the rpmA gene encoding 50S ribosomal protein L27, which produces MAHKKGASSSRNGRDSNAKRLGVKRFGGQVVNAGEILVRQRGTRFHPGDNVGRGGDDTLFALVAGTVKFGNLRGRKAVSIVPTPAASE
- the rplU gene encoding 50S ribosomal protein L21; translation: MYAIVRAGGRQEKVSVDDVVTIDKVAEEAGATLNLQPLLVVDDGKVISDAAELGGYQVTAEVLGEATGPKINILKYKNKTGYKRRLGHRQKYTRIRVTGIAAK